A window of Limosilactobacillus sp. WILCCON 0051 genomic DNA:
AAACATTGGCTATCTGCTGGTTGCCGTGATTGGGGCTGTACAGATCATTCATGGCCAGATTACGCTGGGGAACGTCCAGGCATTCTTGCAGTATACCAACCAATTCTCACAGCCTTTGAGTCAGGTTGCCAATCTGAGCAGTACGATTCAGCAGACGATTGCCTCAGCTGAGCGAATCTTTGAAGTGCTGGATGCACCGGAAATGGATGAGCGAATCTTAAAAGATGAACCGTTGTCAGGTCATGATCAGCCTAAGATTGAGTTTAAAGACGTTCAGTTCAGCTATAATGACGAGCCGCTGATTCAAGACTTTAATCTTAAGGCGCCAACCAATCATATGGTCGCAATCGTTGGGCCGACTGGGGCCGGTAAGTCAACGATCATCAATCTTTTGGAGCGTTTTTACGACGTCAAGGGTGGGCATATCTATCTTGATGGCCACGATACGCGGACGATGACCCGCAGTCAATTAAGGACGCACATTGCAATGGTGCTGCAGGATACCTGGCTGTTTAAAGGCACGATCTTTGACAACATCAAGTATGGTCGTGAGGACGCGACTGAAGAAGAGGTTTATCAAGCAGCCAGATTAGCCTATGCCGACAGTTTTATTCGCGAGCTGCCAGATGGCTATCAGACGGTGCTGGATGAATCAGCGTCCAATATTTCCCAGGGTCAGCGGCAGCTGCTGACGATTGCCCGGGCATTTTTGGCTAATCCAGAAATTCTAATTTTAGATGAGGCGACCAGCTCAGTCGATACTCGAACCGAGTCCTTGATTCAAAATGCCATGAACGACATTCAGCAGAATCGGACCAGTTTTGTCGTGGCCCATCGTTTGTCGACGATTCGCAATGCTGAGCAGATCATTGTCATGAATCATGGTCGCATTATTGAAACGGGCAACCACCAAACCTTAATGGCTAAGCAGGGCTTTTATGCTGATCTTTACAACAGTCAGTTCTTGGGCAATCAGATTTAGCTGGTTAGTCAGTGCTTGACATTTGAAAAAAAGATGTTAGATTAATAATCAATTAAAAATAAAGCACAAAAATGAGAACCGTGATGAGAAGAGTAGATCACAACGGGTCGTTAAAGAGAGTCCGATCAGGTGAAAGCGGGCCGACCAATAATGATTGAAGATGAGCTCGGAGTTCGTTCAGGGGTCAATAGGCTACCTGAGCCGGTAAGCGACCGATATCTCGCCCAGTATGTCCGTACTGAATGAGACTGTCATTGTGAGATGGCAGTGAAAATGGGTGGTACCACGAAACGCCTTCGTCCCATGATTTCCTAAACTAATCGGGAAATCGGGATGAAGACGTTTTTTGTTTTTAAGGAGGAATCATCATGGCAGTCAATGCACGCAACGGTTTATTGAAGTTAACGTCACGCTGGAACAACGAAGCAGTCATCAATCCAAAAGAGATTTTAATTTTAAATCTGATGCCAACCAAAGAAGCAACGGAATGGCAGTTTCTGCAGCGCCTGCGAGAGACCCAGATCGACTGCACGGTGACGTTTCTGTATCCGGCCACCCATCGTTTTCGTCATACCAGCAGTAAAATAATCAAGCAGCATTATGTCTGTCTGGACCAGATTCGCCAGCGATGTTTTGATGGCCTGATTATTACGGGAGCGCCAGTCGAATGTCTGCCGTTTGAAGCCGTTGACTACTGGGATGAGTTTAAACAGATCGTTGAATGGGCTCACGATCACGTTAAATCGATCATTTATGAATGCTGGGCAGCTCAAGCAGGACTTTGGAATGATTTCGGCTTACCCAAGCAGAAAATGAGCCATAAGCTTTTTGGCGTTTATCAAGGAACCGCAAGCTGTGATTCAGCGCTTTTAAAAGATCTCAATACGATCAAGATTCCGCAGTCTCGGCATACCAAAATTGAACTGCCTAAGCAACTGCCAGCAGGGTTAAAGATACTGGCCGCCAACCAGACGATTGATCCTTTAATCTATCAGGCTGATGAAGGGCACTCGATCTATATTACCGGACATCCCGAATACAGTGCCGATACGCTCGACAATGAGTATCGGCGTGATCAGCAAAAGGGAATGGCCATTCAGCCGCCGAAAAACTATTATGTTGATCAAAATCATCAAGACATCGACTATTCGTGGCGGCAGCCTGGAATTCAGCTTTATCGCAACTGGCTCAATGGCTTAGCTGGCTAGTGATCAGCCATCGATTTGACCGTGAATGTGTTAGAATAAAGACCGAGTCTAATTAAAGAGGTCAAAACATGCGCGAATATCAAAATACGATCCAATCCTTGAATGCCATGGTTGATGATGGCATCGTTCCTGGCATCAGCTGGGCAATCTTTGAGGGCAAGACAACCTTAAAAAACGTGGCCGGTCTGGCTCAGCTGCAGCCAAGCAAAGAACCACTGATCGATGGCATGCTCTATGATGTGGCATCACTGACCAAAGTCGTGGGTACCGTTCCCGTGATCATGCAGCTAAAGGACGCGGGACTTTTGGACTGGGATGATCCGGTCGTCAACTGGCTGCCAGAGCTGAATGATGATCGAGTTACGATTCGCAATCTGCTTACGCACACTTCCAGCATCGAAGGCTATATTCCGCATCGCGATGAGCTGCCGGCCGCTGAGCTGACTAAAGAAATGCTCAACACTCTGCGCGTTGGCCCCAATTTAAATAAGCAGATCCGCTATGCTGACGTTGGCTTGATCTATGCTGGCTGGATTGCCGAAAAAATCCTGGGTGAGCCGATTCAAAAAGCAATTACGGAACGGATCTTAGGACCGCTGCAGATGAATGATACGACGTTTTTCCCGGATCCGGCCAAGTGCGTGCCAACCGAGATTAAAAAAGAACGGGGATTGATTCGCGGTCAGACGCATGATCCTAAAGGCTATGTCTTAGGCGAGCACTGCGGCAGCGCGGGAATGTTTGCCACGCTGGATGATCTATTGAAGTTCAGTCATGCCTTGCTTGAAACGAATCTGGATGGACTGGTCGAACTGGCAACGATCAACAGCCTGTTTTATGATCAGACGCCGATGAATGGCGAGCATCTGCGCAGCTTTGGCTGGAAACTGTTCCATTCGCGCAGCTGCGATCATCATTTTGTTATTTCGCATACTGGTTATACGGGAACGTGGATGGTTTTGGACAAACAGACTGATCAAGGGATGATCGTCTTGTCCAATCGCGTTCATCCAAGTGCCGACAATCAAGCCTTCCTGGATGCCAGAGATCGCTTGTTTGCAACGTATCTAAATGAAAAGGACCAGTAAAAAAACGTCACGCAGCGCTGCGTGACGTTTTTATTATTGATTCTGCATTGAATTTTTAAGATTGTCCATTCGTTTGATGACCAGCGTTTCAAATAAAACCAGCAGGCATCCAAAAGGCAGCACCCAGTTGTCAGGCGCAATCAGCAAGAGAATAATCAAAAGCCAAGAGCCCCAGTTCCATTTGCTTTCAACGCGCATGGTGCTAGCCAGCCGCTGCTTTAACTGAGAATCACGGGCCAGATCTTGGTTACCGCGCAGCCAGGCATATAAGCGAAATTCCCAAAAGCTTTCAACAATAAAGATAATCGTGATCAAAGTAGCATAGAGATCATCATTAATCATTTATTCACCATTCCTTTGACTAGAAGGTCGGCTTGATTTCCAGGGCCTCTGCCTGACTAAAATCGGCAGCGGGATATTTGTGATGCAGGGCAGCCAACAGGATCTTTTTGGCGATTTCACCGTTGCGCGTCAAGATTGGTCCGTGGAAATAAGAACAATAGACGTTTTTGTAGATCGCACCCTCGCTGCCATCCTCGCCATTGTTGCCGTGACCGGAAACGACCTTGCCCAATGGACGCTCACCCTTGCCCAGATAAGTCTTGCCGTTGTGATTTTCAAAGCCATGGTATTCTTGCCCAGTTTCTTCATTTTTAATGGTAATGTCACCAATAAAACGGTTATGATCCTGACTTAGCGTGTAGTGATCCAAAACGCCCAGACCGGGAATCTTTTCACCGTTTGCGCCAACATAGTAGTGCCCCAGGAGCTGATAGCCGCCGCAGATCGCCAGCAGCGGTTTGCCGTCATTGATAAATTTTTCGATTCCAGCTTTCTTGTTGGGCAGGTCTTTTGAGACAACCAGCTGCTCATAGTCCTGGCCACCGCCAAACAGTGCTATGTCAAACTCGTCAGGATTAAATTCCTCATCAATACTGACAACCTTAACGGCAATGTCGGCGTCCATCTGTTTGGCATAATAGCGCAAGGCGATGATGTTGCCAACGTCGCTGTAGGTGTTTAGCAGATCTCCATAAAGATGGGCCAGATTCAGATGGTACTTGGTCATTAGTCCATCCCTCCTTTAATGTATCCTTTTTCGGCCAATAGTTTACGGAGCTGTAAAACGGCCGTATAGCTGGCTAAAACATAAACGTGATCAGTCGGCAGATCCTTGATTTTGGTCAGTACGCTGGCAAGTTCTGGTTCTTTCCAGATCTTGTCGACGCCGGCCATCGTCAGCCGCGTGGTGATATCCTTGTAGCGTTCGCCGCCAGTCATATACTGCTTGATGTCATGCTGAGTCAGCTTTTCAAAGTCGCCGTCCCAGATCCAGCTGGTGTCGATTCCATCGGCGTAGTTGGCGTTTAACAAAAAGACAAAGCTGAATGGTTCAGGATCAGTCTCGATCATATCAAGAACCTGATTGAGGCCAACGGGGTTCTTGACCAGAATCAGCGTCGTTTTTTTACCATCGATGTTGATCTCTTCTTGGCGCCCAAAGACTCGCTCGTCGGATTCAAAGGCATGCTTGATCTGTGATTGACTGACGCCTAGGAAGCGGCCAAGCGCATAGGCTGCCAGCGCATTGTAGATGTTGTAGAGACCACCGATTTCAATCCGGTATTCCTGGCCGTCAAGTTCAAACGTCGAGCTGGTTGGCGTCAGTTTTCCCAGCTTGGTGACGGCATAGTCAAGCTTAGGACGCTTAAAGCCACAATGAGGGCAGAAGTAGTCGCCCAAGCCAGCGTAGGTGATCAGGTGGTAGTGCAGAATGTGCTGACATTTAGGACAAAGCAGACCGTCAGTATTGGCTGGCGCTCTCAAGTCATCGTGATGCTCATGGTTAAAGCCGTAATAGATAACGGGGTTTGGCAGGTTCTGCGTGTTGAAGAGCTGCTCGTCACCATTGGCAATGATTGTGGCTTTTGGTGCCATCCGCACGCCCTTGAGAATTTTTTCATAGGTTGTGTAGATTTCACCATAGCGGTCCATTTGATCACGGAAAATGTTGGTAAAGACAAAGGCAACTGGCGTGATATAGGAGGTGACGATGGCTACGTTGGCCTCGTCAACTTCCAAGACAGCCAGCCCTTTTTGCTTTGGCTTGGGTGCGGTGATAAACGTCGTAACGATTCCCTGCTTCATGTTTGAGCCGGTGGGGTTGGTCAAGACATCGCTGTATTTTTCGCGCAGGACGCGGACGCTTAGTGCAGTCGTCAAGGTCTTGCCATTGGTTCCAGTAACGATGACCAGATCATATTTTTTAGCAAACGACTGGAGAATGTCGGGATCCAGCTTTAAAGTAATCTTGCCTGGCAATGAGCTGCCGCCGTGCATGAAGGTATGCAAAAACCAATAGCTGGAGCGGCCAGCAAATTCGGCAAATGAGCTTTTCAGTGACATAAAAAAATCCTTCCGCAAAATAATTTTTAACTTATTATAGTACCGGTCAATTTTAAACTTTGCATCAAAAAAAAGAAAGTCATCATGCTCAAATCATCTAAAAGGTCCACAGCAGCGATAATTTGTGATAAAATTTTATACTTGTGTCGACTGAATTGCAGCCTTGAGTCAGACGGTTTAAAATAGGTCTGATTTTCGGTATAATTTAGTTACTATTGCAAAGAAAAGGTGAAAGAGCGTGGCACAGTTATTCTTCAAGTATGGCGCG
This region includes:
- a CDS encoding ABC transporter ATP-binding protein, coding for MKRMRRGPHGGPHGKGAKAQDFWGTTGRLFSYLRPWAWGMIFSIVLAIISVILSIVSPKILGQATTTIYQGIMKGYAQMKAGQHLTALPIDFDKIKHIAIIVVLLYLFSGLFSLAQQVIMTNISQKVVYNLRRDVKAKMKVVPVKFYDTHSNGDLMSRMVNDMDNIATTLQQSLIQMITSVITFVGVLALMLTISWKLTLVALIIVPLSLGIVGLIAPRAQKLFSTQQEELGKINAQVEETFAGQTIVRTFNHEEDEEAKFAQKNEKYYHSAWLAQFFSILIFPFMNCIKNIGYLLVAVIGAVQIIHGQITLGNVQAFLQYTNQFSQPLSQVANLSSTIQQTIASAERIFEVLDAPEMDERILKDEPLSGHDQPKIEFKDVQFSYNDEPLIQDFNLKAPTNHMVAIVGPTGAGKSTIINLLERFYDVKGGHIYLDGHDTRTMTRSQLRTHIAMVLQDTWLFKGTIFDNIKYGREDATEEEVYQAARLAYADSFIRELPDGYQTVLDESASNISQGQRQLLTIARAFLANPEILILDEATSSVDTRTESLIQNAMNDIQQNRTSFVVAHRLSTIRNAEQIIVMNHGRIIETGNHQTLMAKQGFYADLYNSQFLGNQI
- a CDS encoding homoserine O-succinyltransferase, which codes for MAVNARNGLLKLTSRWNNEAVINPKEILILNLMPTKEATEWQFLQRLRETQIDCTVTFLYPATHRFRHTSSKIIKQHYVCLDQIRQRCFDGLIITGAPVECLPFEAVDYWDEFKQIVEWAHDHVKSIIYECWAAQAGLWNDFGLPKQKMSHKLFGVYQGTASCDSALLKDLNTIKIPQSRHTKIELPKQLPAGLKILAANQTIDPLIYQADEGHSIYITGHPEYSADTLDNEYRRDQQKGMAIQPPKNYYVDQNHQDIDYSWRQPGIQLYRNWLNGLAG
- a CDS encoding serine hydrolase domain-containing protein; its protein translation is MREYQNTIQSLNAMVDDGIVPGISWAIFEGKTTLKNVAGLAQLQPSKEPLIDGMLYDVASLTKVVGTVPVIMQLKDAGLLDWDDPVVNWLPELNDDRVTIRNLLTHTSSIEGYIPHRDELPAAELTKEMLNTLRVGPNLNKQIRYADVGLIYAGWIAEKILGEPIQKAITERILGPLQMNDTTFFPDPAKCVPTEIKKERGLIRGQTHDPKGYVLGEHCGSAGMFATLDDLLKFSHALLETNLDGLVELATINSLFYDQTPMNGEHLRSFGWKLFHSRSCDHHFVISHTGYTGTWMVLDKQTDQGMIVLSNRVHPSADNQAFLDARDRLFATYLNEKDQ
- a CDS encoding glutamine amidotransferase; protein product: MTKYHLNLAHLYGDLLNTYSDVGNIIALRYYAKQMDADIAVKVVSIDEEFNPDEFDIALFGGGQDYEQLVVSKDLPNKKAGIEKFINDGKPLLAICGGYQLLGHYYVGANGEKIPGLGVLDHYTLSQDHNRFIGDITIKNEETGQEYHGFENHNGKTYLGKGERPLGKVVSGHGNNGEDGSEGAIYKNVYCSYFHGPILTRNGEIAKKILLAALHHKYPAADFSQAEALEIKPTF
- a CDS encoding Mur ligase family protein, with protein sequence MSLKSSFAEFAGRSSYWFLHTFMHGGSSLPGKITLKLDPDILQSFAKKYDLVIVTGTNGKTLTTALSVRVLREKYSDVLTNPTGSNMKQGIVTTFITAPKPKQKGLAVLEVDEANVAIVTSYITPVAFVFTNIFRDQMDRYGEIYTTYEKILKGVRMAPKATIIANGDEQLFNTQNLPNPVIYYGFNHEHHDDLRAPANTDGLLCPKCQHILHYHLITYAGLGDYFCPHCGFKRPKLDYAVTKLGKLTPTSSTFELDGQEYRIEIGGLYNIYNALAAYALGRFLGVSQSQIKHAFESDERVFGRQEEINIDGKKTTLILVKNPVGLNQVLDMIETDPEPFSFVFLLNANYADGIDTSWIWDGDFEKLTQHDIKQYMTGGERYKDITTRLTMAGVDKIWKEPELASVLTKIKDLPTDHVYVLASYTAVLQLRKLLAEKGYIKGGMD